A window of the Terriglobales bacterium genome harbors these coding sequences:
- a CDS encoding phosphatidylglycerophosphatase A: MVATLVGVGRLRPAPGTWASVATVGLWAALAASLPTEARWPVAAAVAGAAILAGVPAASAMARESGKEDPQAVVIDEVAGQMIALVALPVAWKSLLVSLILFRIFDIVKPPPLRRLEKLPGGLGIVMDDVAAGVYARLAAEVLLRVGWLA, from the coding sequence ATGGTAGCCACGCTCGTGGGCGTGGGGCGGCTGCGGCCGGCGCCAGGAACCTGGGCGTCGGTGGCCACGGTGGGGCTGTGGGCGGCGCTGGCCGCTTCCCTGCCGACAGAGGCGAGGTGGCCTGTGGCCGCTGCGGTTGCGGGAGCGGCGATCCTGGCCGGCGTTCCAGCGGCCTCGGCCATGGCCCGGGAGAGCGGCAAGGAAGACCCCCAGGCGGTGGTGATAGACGAGGTAGCCGGCCAGATGATCGCGCTGGTGGCGTTACCTGTGGCTTGGAAATCGCTTCTGGTGAGCCTTATACTTTTCCGCATCTTTGACATTGTGAAACCGCCGCCGCTGCGCCGCCTGGAGAAATTGCCCGGTGGGTTGGGCATTGTGATGGATGACGTAGCGGCGGGCGTGTATGCGCGGCTGGCCGCCGAAGTGCTGTTGCGCGTGGGCTGGCTGGCGTAG
- the rimO gene encoding 30S ribosomal protein S12 methylthiotransferase RimO, whose amino-acid sequence MPIELPVLQNGRPAAEEDACTTKTTRVGFVSLGCPKNLVDSEVMMGMLAAAGAEITPHAEDADVIVVNTCSFIDAAQQESVNTILEMAAHKASDENPAGRAKKLVVAGCLVERYREEIRRNIPEVDAVVGTGELEGILRAVGVEPPAATASPGPFVILESRPEADVRERAGRFQRDAWQGAIADLPRYLYDDTTPRMLATPRHSAYIKIAEGCDHPCSFCIIPQLRGKFRSRRFESVVAEAERLARGGVREITLIGQDTTCYGEDLGLEDGLPLLLERLAGIEELRWVRFLYAYPNKITRRLLETTARHDKLCSYMDVPLQHASPRVLKRMKRGGGADVFLRSIETMRRTIPNLTLRTSFIVGFPGETERDFEELCDFVRAAEFDWMGVFAYSDEAGAEAFRLERKLEPREIERRRKKLMQVQRQINRRKKRGLVGREFDLLLEGPSEESELLWEGRTEMHAPEIDGKVFVSDFGPHTQPVAGDFYRCRVVEAHDYDLVVELV is encoded by the coding sequence ATGCCCATTGAGCTTCCAGTGTTGCAGAACGGCCGCCCGGCCGCGGAAGAAGATGCCTGCACCACGAAGACGACGCGCGTCGGCTTCGTGAGCCTGGGGTGTCCCAAGAACCTGGTGGACAGCGAAGTGATGATGGGCATGCTGGCCGCAGCCGGGGCGGAAATCACGCCGCACGCGGAGGACGCCGACGTCATCGTAGTGAACACCTGCTCGTTCATCGATGCGGCGCAGCAGGAATCGGTGAACACCATCCTGGAAATGGCGGCACACAAGGCGTCGGACGAGAACCCCGCCGGCCGAGCGAAGAAGTTGGTAGTAGCGGGCTGCCTGGTGGAGCGCTACCGCGAGGAGATCCGCAGGAACATCCCCGAAGTGGACGCGGTGGTGGGTACGGGAGAGCTGGAAGGCATTCTGCGGGCTGTGGGTGTGGAGCCGCCAGCGGCGACCGCGTCACCCGGACCCTTCGTCATCCTGGAGTCCAGACCGGAGGCCGATGTTCGCGAGCGAGCCGGGCGCTTCCAACGGGACGCCTGGCAGGGCGCCATCGCCGATCTGCCCCGCTATCTTTACGACGATACGACTCCGCGCATGCTGGCTACGCCGCGGCATTCGGCGTACATCAAGATCGCGGAAGGCTGCGATCATCCCTGCTCGTTCTGCATCATCCCGCAGTTACGCGGGAAGTTCCGCTCGCGGCGCTTCGAGTCGGTAGTGGCGGAAGCCGAGCGCCTGGCGCGCGGCGGCGTGCGCGAAATCACTCTCATCGGCCAGGACACGACCTGCTACGGCGAAGACCTGGGCCTGGAGGATGGCCTGCCGCTGCTGCTCGAACGGCTGGCCGGGATCGAGGAGCTGCGCTGGGTGCGCTTCCTTTATGCCTATCCCAACAAGATCACCCGGCGGCTGCTGGAGACGACCGCGCGCCACGACAAGCTGTGCTCCTACATGGATGTGCCGCTGCAGCACGCGTCGCCGCGGGTGCTCAAGCGCATGAAGCGCGGGGGCGGCGCGGACGTTTTCCTGCGCTCGATCGAAACCATGCGGCGCACGATTCCCAACCTGACGCTGCGCACGTCGTTCATTGTGGGCTTTCCCGGTGAGACGGAACGCGATTTCGAAGAGCTATGCGACTTTGTGCGAGCCGCGGAGTTCGACTGGATGGGCGTCTTCGCCTACTCGGACGAAGCTGGAGCGGAGGCATTCCGCCTGGAGAGGAAGCTGGAACCGCGGGAGATCGAGCGCCGGCGCAAGAAGCTGATGCAGGTGCAAAGGCAGATCAACCGCCGGAAGAAGCGAGGGCTGGTGGGCCGCGAGTTCGACCTGTTGCTGGAAGGGCCGTCGGAGGAAAGCGAACTGCTCTGGGAGGGGCGCACCGAAATGCACGCGCCGGAGATCGACGGCAAGGTTTTCGTCAGCGACTTCGGTCCGCACACCCAGCCGGTGGCGGGCGATTTCTACCGCTGCCGGGTGGTGGAAGCCCACGACTACGACCTGGTGGTGGAGCTGGTGTAG